The DNA window GCAGTTGTGTGAGAAACCTCACACCGGGGGTAATGGGGGTGTTAAGATACAAGTCAGAAGCCTCCTTCTGGGGCCTCCCTGATCCGATGGTTTGCCGACCCGGGGATCAAAGAGGCAGGTGGGGGTGTTCAAAAGCGCGGGGCCTTTCGGGGCTCCGCCCTTTTCGTTTCAGGCGGGGCGAACTGCCTGCGCCTGCTCGTCACGCGCCAGCGGCGCGGGCTGAGGAACGGGGATGGAGAGCAGCGCGCGGGCGATCCGGGCGCGGGCCTCCGGGCTGTCGATGTCCGAGCCGTCGGCCATTTCGATGGACACGACGCGGAGCGTGGGGCGGGGGCGGCGGGTCATGCGGATTCCTCCGGGAGCTGTGCGAGTTCTGCCAGTAGTTTACTGGGAGTCCTGTTCAGAGCATTGGAGAGATAAGTGGCGTATGTCGCAGCATCCTCTAACGAGATGCCATGCCTGCCCTGTTCGTGTTTTTCCAACCGTGCCAGCGTGACTCCAGTGAGGCGGGCAAAGTCCTCACGGTTCATGCCGGTGGCCTCTCGAAGACGCTTTAGGGTGGTCATACACTCCTAGTATAAAACTGAGAGTAGCGGGTAGATGAGTGGTCCGGTTGTCATGCTGCCCACCTCCCTTGAGGTAGTAGAATTCTACTACCCACCCATATCCCTGTCAACAGTTTTCTACTAGGGGGAACCTACTAGGTAGCAGTAGCGTACTGGTATGCCATGTACGGGGCACTCCTCACCATGACACCGCCACCACCACGCTCTCAAAAGCCCAATTGGGCGCTGGCCTTTAAGCATCGGCGGGAGGAAGTGGTCGGCAGCCAGGAGGAGTTGGCTGCCCGTACGGACGTTTCACAGAGCCTCATCAGTCAGATCGAGCGGGGGGTACAGAACCCCACGGGCATCAGCATGGATCGCTTCGCCCGGCTGCTCGATGCCCTGAACTGGTCAGTTGCAGAATTTGTAGCAGCGACGGGGCTTGAGGTGCCTCTTCCGGGCGCCCTGGAGGCCTCTAAACCATTCGACCCTAAGACGCTCTTCCACCCTCCCAAGCGTGGGCGTCCTGCCAAGCAACCGCTCTGGCCGAACCTCGCCTTGATGATCGCGGATAAGCAGGAGCGGCACCCTCAGCTCCGCGAGGAGCGCTGGCAACAGTACCTGAACCGCACACGATTCAGCGGAGGGCAGGAGCCTGACGAGGACGGCTGGTTCGAGATCTTTCAGAGCCTCCGCCGGAACAACGTCGAGCCTGAGGATTGGCCGGAAGAGTAATGAGCGATCCGGTCAGCCAGTTGTTCGACGACCTTCATTTCATGCTGGAACGTATGGGTTGGCCCACGCCAATGGAACTGGCGAGAGCACTCGACATCAAGGTCACCGACGGGCCCGTGCCCTCCATCAATCTCGACCCCCCTCCCACCATTCAGCTCCCCGTTTCCCTCCGGGGGTTTCGCCGCCGCCATACTCTCGCCCACGAGATTGCCCACGCCCTAATGAACTGGCGCGAGATTGATGCCGAACTACTCATGTACTACGCACCCGAGTGCGCCCACTCCAATCTGGAAGCCTTGGCAAACCACATCGCGGGCCTCATTGCGATCCCGCCCCCGATCTTCCAGAAAGCCATGCAGCGGTACGGCTTTAGCCCCACCACAATGACTTACCTGGCCCGCGTAACCGGTGCCCCATTAGAAATCGCGATGGACCGGGTGATTTACGAGAGCGACAGTTACAGAAGGGCCGCCATGCTCTTTAAACGCAACATGCTGATCGACTTCGCCTCCACGATCTGGCTGGAGGCCGATCTTTTTGATGTGATCCCCGACCCGCGTGAACGCTTCCCCGGCATCGTGCTCCAAACCATGGATGAAGGCGTGCTCCTCGGCACCTGGGGGGAGTCATGACCAACTACCAAGTCTCTGTCGACAGAATTGTGGTGATCGACGAGTTCGAGAAAGACGAACTCTTCGTGATGGGCCACCTGGTCTTCACACCACGACAAGCAGAGATGGCCGTCCGGCGGTGGACCAAGCTCCAGCAGGAAATCAAGGGCCGTCTCTTGCAGAGAGGTCTGCCCCTGGATCCCAGGCTTGAGGGGGACCGTCTCCCCGAGATTCATGCCGAGTGGCTGGTACAGAGCGGGAAGTATTACCGCTGGCCGGGTGCCAAGAATAAGGATTACTGGCGCGAACATCTGGACTGGCTTGCAGAGGCAATGAGGATTGTTCGCCATGTTGGCCCAACCGTACACTACGGCCACCACGTCAACTATAAGGAAAGGGAAATTGAGAGATTAAAAAAGAGCGGATTGTGGGATGATAGGGAAACCATAGAAGCCTGCGGATACAAAGCATACAACGAACTAATTTCAATACTTTGCAATCCTTATGCCAAAGGACTATCTCTTACGCTCGCATCTATGGAGCGCATGTTCTCACATAGAGGGCTCTCTTATGAAGTTATCTGTGACAACTATGACTACTGCAAGGGATTTTCTACTCTAGAGGTCTTTGAAGAACTGAAAAACAAAGGCGTCGCGCAGTCAGCTTTTGCCCCCAAATTCTTGTCAAGCGAGGATGAACAACTTATTCAAATGACAGATGTTGTTACATATGCAGGAGGACAAGTAGCATGGCTAAATCTAAAACGACAGCAAGATGCGAGATTCATGCCGAACATAAAGGTAGACAGGGTAACCCAAGACCACCAAAAATACGTACTCGCACTTGACGGTGAGAGCAGCTCCAGCCCTCCCCCAAGAGGCTCCGAGGTTGATGCTCTCAGTCGCCCCATCTACCTCGACATCGTCTCTTCTTTTGTTAAGCACGCTCCGGAACTTTACGCGTCCCTTCAGGCTCGGCGAGATTCCAGAATCCAAGAACTTCTACATCTAGCTCTGAATTCAGATTCGCCTAAATGAGCCAGAGCCTGCTCGAAAGCAGGCCCCGTCTGACCGAACTGTACCCCTGTGACACCCCAGTGTCAACACTGCCTGCACATTGTGCAAATGGCGAAGGAGCGCCCTGATGACCCGCCGCACCGCCGTCTACCTACGCATCTCCGACCCCAAGGGCGACACCGCCGACCGGTTCGGCCTCGCCGTGCAGGAACGCACCTGCCGCGAGTACGCCGAGAGAAACGGCCTCACCGTGCAGCGGGTCTACACCGACGCCATCACAGGCGTCACCGAGACGCGCCAGGGCTTCGGGCAACTCCTCGCGGACGCGGCTGCCTACACCGACGTGGTGATCTACGCGGTGGACCGTCT is part of the Deinococcus apachensis DSM 19763 genome and encodes:
- a CDS encoding helix-turn-helix domain-containing protein; the encoded protein is MTTLKRLREATGMNREDFARLTGVTLARLEKHEQGRHGISLEDAATYATYLSNALNRTPSKLLAELAQLPEESA
- a CDS encoding helix-turn-helix domain-containing protein translates to MYGALLTMTPPPPRSQKPNWALAFKHRREEVVGSQEELAARTDVSQSLISQIERGVQNPTGISMDRFARLLDALNWSVAEFVAATGLEVPLPGALEASKPFDPKTLFHPPKRGRPAKQPLWPNLALMIADKQERHPQLREERWQQYLNRTRFSGGQEPDEDGWFEIFQSLRRNNVEPEDWPEE
- a CDS encoding ImmA/IrrE family metallo-endopeptidase, with the protein product MSDPVSQLFDDLHFMLERMGWPTPMELARALDIKVTDGPVPSINLDPPPTIQLPVSLRGFRRRHTLAHEIAHALMNWREIDAELLMYYAPECAHSNLEALANHIAGLIAIPPPIFQKAMQRYGFSPTTMTYLARVTGAPLEIAMDRVIYESDSYRRAAMLFKRNMLIDFASTIWLEADLFDVIPDPRERFPGIVLQTMDEGVLLGTWGES